One Lactobacillus sp. ESL0785 DNA window includes the following coding sequences:
- the pstC gene encoding phosphate ABC transporter permease subunit PstC, with product MSKHEQDLQKVVDQAIAQQKVPHVKFKKIDPESVDLARLTSQSKETRQERWGKGLTFLAIVVIAILIVAIIGFVGVHGLATFVNNKVNIFHFLFTSSWNPSAGKDHVGAAAMLVTSFAVTLLAALLATPFAIAIALFMTEYESGKQTRLLQSVMELLVGIPSVVYGFLGLTVIVPVIRTIFGGTGFGILAATLILFIMVLPTITSLTVDAFKVVPKDLRQSSAALGATRWQTIYHVVLRAARPRILTAIIFGMARAFGEALAVQMVIGNAVLMPYNLVSPAATLTSQLTSQMGNTVMGTLPNNALWSLALLLLIMSLVFNFLVRLIGKKR from the coding sequence ATGAGTAAACACGAACAGGACTTGCAAAAAGTTGTCGATCAGGCAATTGCCCAGCAGAAAGTACCACATGTAAAGTTTAAAAAGATTGACCCAGAAAGTGTTGATCTTGCTCGCTTAACTAGTCAATCTAAAGAAACGCGGCAAGAGCGTTGGGGTAAAGGATTGACCTTTTTAGCAATTGTGGTTATTGCCATTTTAATTGTGGCAATTATTGGGTTCGTTGGCGTGCATGGCTTAGCAACTTTTGTTAATAATAAAGTAAACATTTTTCATTTTTTGTTTACTAGTAGTTGGAATCCTAGTGCTGGCAAAGATCATGTTGGCGCCGCAGCAATGCTTGTAACTTCTTTTGCGGTAACTTTACTGGCTGCATTGTTGGCAACTCCATTTGCCATTGCTATTGCTTTGTTTATGACAGAGTATGAATCTGGTAAGCAAACACGCTTGTTACAATCTGTCATGGAATTATTAGTCGGTATACCTTCAGTTGTTTATGGCTTCTTAGGCTTAACTGTGATTGTCCCCGTAATTCGCACTATCTTTGGAGGAACGGGGTTTGGTATTTTGGCTGCGACCTTGATTTTATTTATCATGGTTTTGCCAACGATTACTTCGCTAACGGTTGATGCTTTTAAGGTAGTTCCTAAGGACTTGCGGCAGTCTTCTGCAGCTTTGGGGGCAACGCGCTGGCAGACAATTTATCATGTTGTATTGCGTGCGGCCCGTCCGCGAATTTTGACAGCAATTATTTTTGGGATGGCGCGCGCCTTTGGTGAGGCGTTAGCTGTCCAAATGGTGATTGGTAACGCAGTTTTAATGCCATATAATTTAGTAAGTCCAGCAGCAACATTAACCAGTCAATTAACTAGTCAAATGGGCAATACAGTTATGGGCACGCTGCCTAATAATGCTTTATGGTCATTGGCTTTATTGTTATTAATTATGTCACTAGTGTTTAACTTCTTGGTTCGCCTAATTGGAAAGAAGAGGTAG
- a CDS encoding phosphate ABC transporter substrate-binding protein: MHKLKLGKSLILFLALPLFLVGCSKDHTKITIVGSSALQPLIEQAGNDYHLVHLDSNIIVQGGGSGTGLSQVQAGAVQVGTSDVFADTQKGIDANKLHDFQVAVVGIVPIVNKNVGVSNLSPKQLMAIFTGKITNWRQVGGKNLHVIVINRSRGSGTRTTFESLILKGKEAVNSQEQDSNGTVKKIVSTTPGTISYISFPYANDPNIQKLSVDHVQPTNRNIPTNKWPLWSYEHMYTKGKPDKETSAFITYILSKKVQRELVPKIGYLSINEMKVTRDSHNRIAKVGGAYE; the protein is encoded by the coding sequence ATGCATAAATTGAAATTGGGCAAATCGCTAATTCTTTTTTTAGCATTGCCACTTTTTTTGGTTGGCTGTAGTAAAGATCACACCAAAATAACAATTGTTGGGTCAAGTGCCTTGCAGCCATTGATTGAACAAGCAGGTAATGATTATCACTTAGTCCATCTTGATAGCAACATTATTGTTCAAGGTGGTGGTTCAGGTACTGGTCTCAGTCAAGTGCAAGCCGGTGCCGTTCAGGTAGGAACTTCCGATGTCTTTGCGGATACGCAAAAGGGAATTGACGCAAATAAATTGCACGATTTTCAAGTTGCTGTTGTTGGGATTGTACCAATTGTTAACAAGAATGTTGGCGTGTCCAATTTGTCGCCTAAGCAATTAATGGCAATTTTTACTGGTAAAATCACAAACTGGCGTCAAGTTGGCGGTAAAAATTTGCACGTTATTGTAATTAACCGTTCTCGTGGCAGTGGTACTAGAACAACTTTTGAAAGCTTGATTTTAAAGGGCAAGGAAGCTGTTAACTCGCAAGAGCAAGATTCTAACGGTACTGTTAAAAAGATTGTCAGTACAACGCCGGGAACAATTTCATATATTTCTTTTCCTTATGCAAATGATCCTAATATTCAAAAATTAAGTGTGGATCATGTGCAGCCAACGAATCGAAATATTCCGACGAATAAGTGGCCACTATGGTCTTATGAGCATATGTACACTAAGGGCAAGCCGGATAAAGAAACGTCTGCGTTTATTACTTATATCTTGAGTAAAAAAGTACAGCGCGAATTGGTACCTAAGATCGGTTATTTAAGCATTAATGAAATGAAAGTTACTCGCGATAGTCATAATCGGATTGCAAAAGTAGGTGGTGCGTATGAGTAA